One Electrophorus electricus isolate fEleEle1 chromosome 13, fEleEle1.pri, whole genome shotgun sequence DNA segment encodes these proteins:
- the slc5a6b gene encoding solute carrier family 5 member 6, whose product MDVTEQKYFSTIDFVLFVLLLVASMAIGLYYALSGRQQRTTREFLLADQSMKCLPLSLSLMATFQSAVAIVGTPAEVFTNGTQYWFIGCSYILGLLIPAHIFIPVFYRLHLTSAYQYLELRFCKAVRICGTITFIFQMIIYMGVGIYTPALALNAVTGFHLWGAVLATGLVCTIYTALGGLKAVIWTDVFQTVVMFAGQLAVIIVGVQQAGGLSHIWRKVIEGNRISGIDLNPDPTVRHTFWTLALGGVFLMLSLYGVNQTQVQRYLSSRTEKEAVMSCYMVFPCLQIALGLSCVMGLVMFACYSDNSPLDNQYITSKDQMVLYFIMDMLQDFSGLPGLFVACLFSASLSTISSAFSSLATVTMEDLIKPHYPSMVETRATLLSKILTFAYGLVCLVMAYVIHLMNGSVLQAALSIFGMVGGPLLGVFCLGIFFPLANSTGAVTGLVAGLVLAFWVGIGGFVTQIPSITTVRPNNCTDMAATENAIMATVTTALAPITDEPSKPVGLYALYSLSYMWYSALNSSVVILIGLIVSLITGPMKQGELVAGTVYPLMDKAQDLMQKLLRPKSCVGSREQRQIGTCQEQTNGPVRTERNTAKEEERKTFQPLSQVAYLEQETSV is encoded by the exons ATGGACGTGACTGAGCAGAAGTACTTCAGTACCATTGACTTTGTGCTGTTTGTTCTCCTACTTGTGGCTTCCATGGCCATAGGACTATACTATGCCCTCTCTGGAAGACAGCAGAGAACCACAAGAGAATTCCTGCTGGCTGACCAGAGCATGAAGTGCCTGCCTCTTTCCCTGTCCCTCATGGCCACCTTCCAGTCAGCGGTTGCTATAGTTGGCACACCAGCAGAAGTTTTCACCAATGGTACACAGTACTGGTTTATAGGTTGCTCCTACATTCTGGGACTCCTTATCCCAGCACACATTTTCATTCCAGTATTCTACAGACTGCATCTCACTAGTGCTTACCAG TATCTGGAACTGCGTTTCTGTAAAGCAGTGCGAATCTGTGGAACAATTACCTTTATTTTTCAGATG ATCATTTACATGGGTGTTGGCATTTATACCCCTGCCCTTGCACTTAATGCAG TTACTGGCTTTCACTTATGGGGTGCAGTATTGGCAACTGGACTAGTATGCACAATATACACAGCTTTg GGAGGACTGAAGGCAGTGATCTGGACAGATGTGTTTCAGACAGTGGTGATGTTCGCTGGTCAGCTGGCTGTCATCATAGTGGGTGTGCAGCAGGCTGGCGGCCTCTCGCACATCTGGAGGAAAGTCATAGAGGGCAATCGCATCTCAGGCATCGA CCTAAATCCAGACCCCACTGTGAGGCACACATTCTGGACGTTAGCGCTTGGTGGAGTATTTCTGATGCTGTCTCTGTATGGGGTGaaccagacacaggtgcagAGGTACCTCAGTTCTCGCACAGAGAAAGAGGCCGTGAT GTCATGCTACATGGTGTTTCCCTGTCTTCAGATTGCATTGGGTCTCAGCTGTGTAATGGGGCTTGTTATGTTTGCATGTTACAGTGACAACAGCCCTTTAGACAACCAGTACATCACTTCCAAAGACCAG ATGGTCCTATATTTCATTATGGACATGCTGCAGGACTTCTCTGGACTacctggtttgtttgttgcatGCTTGTTCAGTGCCTCTCTAAG CACAATATCATCAGCCTTCAGTTCCTTGGCTACAGTAACAATGGAGGATCTGATCAAACCACATTATCCCTCTATGGTGGAGACTAGAGCCACTCTACTGTCCAAGATACTTA CCTTTGCATATGGCCTTGTCTGTCTTGTTATGGCCTATGTTATCCATTTGATGAACGGTTCAGTTTTGCAG GCAGCACTGAGTATCTTTGGGATGGTAGGAGGTCCCTTACTGGGTGTCTTCTGTCTAGGGATATTTTTCCCTTTGGCCAATAGCACT GGTGCTGTGACGGGGCTGGTTGCTGGTCTGGTCCTGGCCTTTTGGGTTGGTATTGGTGGATTTGTAACACAGATACCAAGCATCACCACTGTAAGGCCAAATAACTGCACTGATATGGCAGCAACAGAGAATGCCATCATGGCCACAGTGACTACTGCCTTGGCTCCCATCACTGATGAACCAAG TAAACCTGTGGGCTTATATGCTCTCTATTCACTTTCATACATGTGGTACAGTGCACTCAATTCCTCCGTTGTGATTCTTATTGGACTTATTGTTAGTCTCATCACAG GTCCAATGAAACAAGGAGAGTTGGTAGCAGGTACAGTCTATCCTCTAATGGATAAGGCACAGGATTTAATGCAAAAGCTTTTGAGGCCCAAATCTTGTGTTGGCTCCCGAGAGCAGAGG CAAATTGGTACATGCCAGGAACAAACAAATGGTCCTGTCCgaacagagagaaacactgcaaaggaggaagagagaaagaccttTCAACCATTATCTCAGGTTGCTTATTTGGAGCAGGAAACATCAGTGTGA
- the cenpo gene encoding centromere protein O isoform X1 — protein sequence MWTDEYLQLQEQLPVNSVLDHLMMLERAGTRRTERPQHSRLEELRNAIATLHVKRDRLRIETVAVKNLKQKMDQGMPLEDHDYGDLLQLEKALLTSRHMKLKDLQSAHSLIAGYDLMECNQGKSVCVSLHTAFEGVYVETYNMEVDLTRTVQISRHNIPPYVPLEMIAKQTLQTDFKGFLQTLSLHLNALAGRKQQISLIMELGTVKVIERNQLCNFLILMCKAQEESETVLCTLEYGDLTRYLPTRVTIESENTTLVESQQWRKNRLLLLEFPVHCALLTMRKMGSIA from the exons ATGTGGACTGATGAGTACCTGCAACTTCAAGAACAGTTACCAGTTAACA GTGTGCTTGACCACTTGATGATGTTAGAGAGGGCTGGAACAAGAAGAACGGAAAGGCCTCAGCATAGTCGTTTGGAGGAACTTCGTAATGCTATAGCAACACTTCATGTGAAAAGAGACCGACTTCGCATTGAAACAGTAGCGGTAAAG aatctaaaacaaaaaatggaCCAAGGGATGCCATTGGAAGATCATGATTATGGTGACTTATTGCAACTTGAGAAAGCTCTGCTAACGTCCAGGCATATGAAGCTCAAAGATCTTCAAAGTGCCCATTCTCTCAtcg CTGGGTATGACCTGATGGAGTGTAACCAaggcaaaagtgtgtgtgtgtcattacacACTGCCTTTGAAGGAGTGTATGTAGAGACATATAACATGGAAGTGGATCTCACTCGCACAGTGCAGATCAGTCGTCACAATATACCTCCATATGTCCCACTGGAGATGATAGCCAAGCAGACTCTCCAGACTGACTTTAAAGGCTTCCTTCAAACCTTAAGCCTTCACCTCAATGCTTTAGCTGGTCGCAAACAGCAGATTTCCCTCATCATG GAGCTTGGTACAGTAAAAGTGATTGAGAGAAATCAACTGTGCAACTTTCTCATCCTCATGTGCAAAGCCCAAGAGGAGAGTGAAACAGTTCTGTGCACACTGGAGTATGGTGACCTCACCCGATACCTGCCCACCCGTGTCACTATTGAGAGTGAAA ATACAACACTTGTAGAGTCCCAACAATGGAGGAAAAACCGGTTGTTGCTCCTGGAGTTTCCAGTCCATTGTGCTCTTTTAACCATGAGGAAAATGGGAAGCattgcataa
- the cenpo gene encoding centromere protein O isoform X2 has product MENVRQQGVLDHLMMLERAGTRRTERPQHSRLEELRNAIATLHVKRDRLRIETVAVKNLKQKMDQGMPLEDHDYGDLLQLEKALLTSRHMKLKDLQSAHSLIAGYDLMECNQGKSVCVSLHTAFEGVYVETYNMEVDLTRTVQISRHNIPPYVPLEMIAKQTLQTDFKGFLQTLSLHLNALAGRKQQISLIMELGTVKVIERNQLCNFLILMCKAQEESETVLCTLEYGDLTRYLPTRVTIESENTTLVESQQWRKNRLLLLEFPVHCALLTMRKMGSIA; this is encoded by the exons ATGGAAAACGTGAGACAGCAAG GTGTGCTTGACCACTTGATGATGTTAGAGAGGGCTGGAACAAGAAGAACGGAAAGGCCTCAGCATAGTCGTTTGGAGGAACTTCGTAATGCTATAGCAACACTTCATGTGAAAAGAGACCGACTTCGCATTGAAACAGTAGCGGTAAAG aatctaaaacaaaaaatggaCCAAGGGATGCCATTGGAAGATCATGATTATGGTGACTTATTGCAACTTGAGAAAGCTCTGCTAACGTCCAGGCATATGAAGCTCAAAGATCTTCAAAGTGCCCATTCTCTCAtcg CTGGGTATGACCTGATGGAGTGTAACCAaggcaaaagtgtgtgtgtgtcattacacACTGCCTTTGAAGGAGTGTATGTAGAGACATATAACATGGAAGTGGATCTCACTCGCACAGTGCAGATCAGTCGTCACAATATACCTCCATATGTCCCACTGGAGATGATAGCCAAGCAGACTCTCCAGACTGACTTTAAAGGCTTCCTTCAAACCTTAAGCCTTCACCTCAATGCTTTAGCTGGTCGCAAACAGCAGATTTCCCTCATCATG GAGCTTGGTACAGTAAAAGTGATTGAGAGAAATCAACTGTGCAACTTTCTCATCCTCATGTGCAAAGCCCAAGAGGAGAGTGAAACAGTTCTGTGCACACTGGAGTATGGTGACCTCACCCGATACCTGCCCACCCGTGTCACTATTGAGAGTGAAA ATACAACACTTGTAGAGTCCCAACAATGGAGGAAAAACCGGTTGTTGCTCCTGGAGTTTCCAGTCCATTGTGCTCTTTTAACCATGAGGAAAATGGGAAGCattgcataa
- the cenpo gene encoding centromere protein O isoform X3, with product MMLERAGTRRTERPQHSRLEELRNAIATLHVKRDRLRIETVAVKNLKQKMDQGMPLEDHDYGDLLQLEKALLTSRHMKLKDLQSAHSLIAGYDLMECNQGKSVCVSLHTAFEGVYVETYNMEVDLTRTVQISRHNIPPYVPLEMIAKQTLQTDFKGFLQTLSLHLNALAGRKQQISLIMELGTVKVIERNQLCNFLILMCKAQEESETVLCTLEYGDLTRYLPTRVTIESENTTLVESQQWRKNRLLLLEFPVHCALLTMRKMGSIA from the exons ATGATGTTAGAGAGGGCTGGAACAAGAAGAACGGAAAGGCCTCAGCATAGTCGTTTGGAGGAACTTCGTAATGCTATAGCAACACTTCATGTGAAAAGAGACCGACTTCGCATTGAAACAGTAGCGGTAAAG aatctaaaacaaaaaatggaCCAAGGGATGCCATTGGAAGATCATGATTATGGTGACTTATTGCAACTTGAGAAAGCTCTGCTAACGTCCAGGCATATGAAGCTCAAAGATCTTCAAAGTGCCCATTCTCTCAtcg CTGGGTATGACCTGATGGAGTGTAACCAaggcaaaagtgtgtgtgtgtcattacacACTGCCTTTGAAGGAGTGTATGTAGAGACATATAACATGGAAGTGGATCTCACTCGCACAGTGCAGATCAGTCGTCACAATATACCTCCATATGTCCCACTGGAGATGATAGCCAAGCAGACTCTCCAGACTGACTTTAAAGGCTTCCTTCAAACCTTAAGCCTTCACCTCAATGCTTTAGCTGGTCGCAAACAGCAGATTTCCCTCATCATG GAGCTTGGTACAGTAAAAGTGATTGAGAGAAATCAACTGTGCAACTTTCTCATCCTCATGTGCAAAGCCCAAGAGGAGAGTGAAACAGTTCTGTGCACACTGGAGTATGGTGACCTCACCCGATACCTGCCCACCCGTGTCACTATTGAGAGTGAAA ATACAACACTTGTAGAGTCCCAACAATGGAGGAAAAACCGGTTGTTGCTCCTGGAGTTTCCAGTCCATTGTGCTCTTTTAACCATGAGGAAAATGGGAAGCattgcataa
- the tp53i3 gene encoding LOW QUALITY PROTEIN: quinone oxidoreductase PIG3 (The sequence of the model RefSeq protein was modified relative to this genomic sequence to represent the inferred CDS: inserted 2 bases in 1 codon) has translation MRAIGIKDPGGPEKLYIGDVPRPEPKDGEVLINVHATALNRADLLQSEILGLVAIGVISGLGPQVSRTFRLGDXVMALLSGGGYVQYAAVPEELLMPVPMHLTLCEAAAIPEAWLTAYQLLHFIGQVKPGEMVLIHAGVSGVSMAAIQLACLSCPVPIVTAGSLEKLKMALQLHAAAGFNYKVVDFSEKILQFTEGKGADIILDCIGGTSWEKTVHSFAMDGRWVLYGTMGGRPVEGDLLGKLLFKRGHILSSLLRS, from the exons ATGCGGGCCATAGGCATCAAAGACCCAGGTGGACCAGAGAAGCTGTATATAGGAGATGTCCCCAGACCTGAACCTAAAGATGGTGAAGTCCTCATTAACGTCCATGCAACAGCTTTAAACAGGGCTGACCTGTTGCAG AGTGAAATTCTTGGTCTGGTAGCTATTGGAGTAATCTCTGGACTTGGTCCTCAAGTCAGCAGAACTTTTAGGCTGGGAGA AGTAATGGCTTTGCTTTCTGGAGGTGGTTATGTACAGTACGCAGCTGTGCCTGAAGAACTGCTCATGCCAGTCCCTATGCATCTCACACTCTGTGAAGCTGCTGCAATTCCAGAGGCATGGCTCACTGCCTACCAACTTCTACACTTCATAG GCCAGGTTAAGCCAGGAGAAATGGTGTTAATTCATGCTGGAGTAAGTGGCGTCAGCATGGCAGCCATTCAGCTTGCTTGTCTGAGCTGTCCTGTTCCAATCGTGACTGCTGGAAGCCTGGAAAAATTAAAGATGGCATTACAACTGCATGCAGCTGCAGGGTTCAATTACAAGGTGGTTGATTTCTCTGAGAAGATCCTGCAGTTCACTGAAG GAAAGGGAGCTGATATCATCCTGGACTGCATAGGTGGAACTTCTTGGGAGAAAACTGTGCATAGCTTCGCTATGGATGGAAGATGGGTGTTGTATGGTACAATGGGTGGAAGACCAGTGGAGGGGGACCTGCTTGGCAAGCTTTTGTTTAAGCGAGGACACATTCTCAGCAGTCTTCTCAGATCCTAA
- the dnajc5gb gene encoding dnaJ (Hsp40) homolog, subfamily C, member 5 gamma b isoform X2, translating into MTDSRRSQRKISTTGDSLYKTLGLEKGASAEDIKKAYRKLALRYHPDKNPDNPQAAEKFKEINNANSILNDENKRQIYDQYGSMGLYVADQFGEESVKYHFLMSKCWFKTLFICAMIFTCCCCFCCCCFCCGKCGKDEEEEEYYVDPEQLEAQMFEEQNRGSEPIIGQPIPSAAPRNADGNVIIGMPVTSSNINSETGGGTAIIIQP; encoded by the exons ATGACAGATTCAAGAAGATCGCAGCGCAAAATATCCACAACTGGAGACAGCTTATACAAAACATTAGGCTTGGAGAAGGGAGCTTCAGCTGAGGACATTAAAAAAGCTTACAG GAAACTTGCACTCCGATATCACCCAGACAAGAACCCAGATAACCCTCAAGCTGCAGAAAAgttcaaagaaataaacaatgccAACTCCATTCTTAACGATGAGAACAAACGACAAATTTATGATCAGTATGGATCCATGGGCCTCTATGTTGCTGACCAGTTTGGGGAAGAGAGTGTTAAATACCACTTCCTCATGTCAAAGTGCTGGTTCAAG ACCCTTTTCATTTGTGCTATGATCttcacctgctgctgctgtttctgctgctgctgtttctgctgtgGGAAGTGTGGgaaggatgaagaggaggaggagtattATGTCGACCCAGAGCAGCTGGAAGCACAAATGTTCGAGGAGCAAAACAGAG GCAGTGAACCCATAATAGGACAACCGATTCCCTCTGCAGCTCCAAGAAATGCAG ATGGAAATGTAATCATTGGCATGCCCGTCACTAGTTCAAACATCAACTCAGAAACAG GTGGAGGCACAGCCATAATCATACAGCCATAA
- the dnajc5gb gene encoding dnaJ (Hsp40) homolog, subfamily C, member 5 gamma b isoform X1: protein MTDSRRSQRKISTTGDSLYKTLGLEKGASAEDIKKAYRKLALRYHPDKNPDNPQAAEKFKEINNANSILNDENKRQIYDQYGSMGLYVADQFGEESVKYHFLMSKCWFKTLFICAMIFTCCCCFCCCCFCCGKCGKDEEEEEYYVDPEQLEAQMFEEQNRGSEPIIGQPIPSAAPRNAADGNVIIGMPVTSSNINSETGGGTAIIIQP, encoded by the exons ATGACAGATTCAAGAAGATCGCAGCGCAAAATATCCACAACTGGAGACAGCTTATACAAAACATTAGGCTTGGAGAAGGGAGCTTCAGCTGAGGACATTAAAAAAGCTTACAG GAAACTTGCACTCCGATATCACCCAGACAAGAACCCAGATAACCCTCAAGCTGCAGAAAAgttcaaagaaataaacaatgccAACTCCATTCTTAACGATGAGAACAAACGACAAATTTATGATCAGTATGGATCCATGGGCCTCTATGTTGCTGACCAGTTTGGGGAAGAGAGTGTTAAATACCACTTCCTCATGTCAAAGTGCTGGTTCAAG ACCCTTTTCATTTGTGCTATGATCttcacctgctgctgctgtttctgctgctgctgtttctgctgtgGGAAGTGTGGgaaggatgaagaggaggaggagtattATGTCGACCCAGAGCAGCTGGAAGCACAAATGTTCGAGGAGCAAAACAGAG GCAGTGAACCCATAATAGGACAACCGATTCCCTCTGCAGCTCCAAGAAATGCAG CAGATGGAAATGTAATCATTGGCATGCCCGTCACTAGTTCAAACATCAACTCAGAAACAG GTGGAGGCACAGCCATAATCATACAGCCATAA